Proteins from a genomic interval of Anolis sagrei isolate rAnoSag1 chromosome 1, rAnoSag1.mat, whole genome shotgun sequence:
- the DEGS1 gene encoding sphingolipid delta(4)-desaturase DES1, producing MGNTVAREDFEWVYTDQPHADRRKEILSKHPEIKTLMKPDYNVVWLTILMVCAQLVALYLVKDLDWKWVVFWSYVFGSCLDHSMTLAIHEIAHNSAFGNCKSSWNRWFGMFANLALGFPYSISFKRYHMDHHRYLGGNGIDVDIPTDFEGWFFCTRFRKLLWIILQPLFYAIRPLNINPKPISRLEIINFVIQFAFDGLVYYFLGIKSLFYLLAGAILGLGLHPISGHFIAEHYMFLKGHETYSYYGPLNKLTFNVGYHNEHHDFPNVPGSSLPLLKKMAPEYYDHLPQYNSWAKVLYDFVMDDTISPYSRVKRHLKGEVKQE from the exons ATGGGCAACACTGTGGCTCGGGAGGACTTCGAATGGGTTTATACGGACCAGCCGCACGCCGACCGGCGCAAGGAGATTCTCA GTAAACATCCGGAAATAAAGACCTTGATGAAACCAGATTATAATGTGGTCTGGTTAACTATACTGATGGTGTGTGCTCAGCTGGTTGCACTTTACCTGGTTAAAGATTTGGACTGGAAGTGGGTTGTATTTTGGTCCTACGTGTTTGGCAGTTGTCTTGATCATTCCATGACTCTGGCTATTCATGAGATTGCTCACAACAGCGCCTTTGGCAACTGTAAATCTTCATGGAATCGATGGTTTGGAATGTTTGCCAATCTTGCACTTGGCTTCCCATACTCCATATCTTTCAAGAGATACCACATGGATCATCATCGTTATCTTGGTGGTAATGGAATTGATGTGGACATTCCTACTGACTTTGAGGGATGGTTTTTCTGCACCCGTTTTCGAAAGCTCCTGTGGATTATACTTCAACCCTTATTTTATGCCATTAGACCTCTCAATATTAATCCAAAACCGATTTCTCGACTTGAAATCATCAATTTCGTAATTCAGTTTGCCTTTGATGGTTTGGTATACTATTTCCTGGGAATAAAATCACTTTTCTATTTGCTAGCAGGAGCAATACTAGGATTAGGCTTGCACCCTATTTCAGGACATTTCATAGCTGaacattatatgtttttaaagggacATGAAACATATTCATACTATGGGCCACTTAATAAGCTTACATTCAATGTTGGCTACCACAATGAACATCATGACTTTCCTAATGTTCCTGGATCAAGCCTTCCACTG CTGAAGAAAATGGCCCCCGAATACTATGACCACCTGCCACAGTATAACTCCTGGGCAAAAGTGCTGTATGACTTTGTGATGGATGATACTATCAGCCCCTACTCACGTGTGAAAAGGCACCTGAAAGGAGAAGTGAAACAGGAATAA